In Hoplias malabaricus isolate fHopMal1 chromosome 6, fHopMal1.hap1, whole genome shotgun sequence, a single window of DNA contains:
- the LOC136699641 gene encoding uncharacterized protein: MIQIGVFFKIILAVSKTALKSKAGIVKSKLPKSIARIKALKDDCKLWHFEDEEALRKRSVVGSSGWLVLSVSGTARCINKIFFRSLTPCPSGPHALKAPHTKLLYEGGAVEEYKINQSVITLPAIFIYRNFLLNAWNSPNRVSSIFRVRVFLPPQSNYSLVLSKSPQKVDTEQPFEEKPEEPRGFPHRRRSITKLRPDLNKAAEDFESPPEKTETAENNQQSMFLTQILRYLDSAAAIMTAVTHTLR, translated from the exons ATGATCCAGATAGGCGTGTTCTTCAAAATAATTCTAGCAG TGTCAAAGACTGCTCTGAAAAGCAAAGCTGGAATTGTGAAGAGTAAACTGCCCAAAAGCATCGCGAGAATCAAGGCGTTAAAAGATGACTGTAAACTGTGGCACTTTGAGGATGAGGAGGCTCTAAGGAAACGTTCTGTAGTGGGCAGTTCAGGTTGgcttgttctttctgtgtctggtACAGCGAGATGTATCAACAAGATATTCTTCAGAAGCTTGACCCCTTGCCCTTCAGGACCCCACGCTCTGAAAGCACCTCACACCAAGCTGCTGTATGAGGGTGGGGCAGTGGAGgaatacaaaataaatcagAGCGTCATTACGCTTCCAGCgatatttatttacagaaatttCCTTCTAAACGCCTGGAACTCGCCAAACCGGGTCTCCAGCATTTTCAGGGTTAGAGTCTTCCTTCCGCCACAGAGTAACTACAGCCTGGTACTGTCCAAAAGCCCACAGAAGGTGGACACAGAGCAACCCTTTGAGGAAAAGCCAGAAGAACCAAGAGGCTTTCCGCACCGACGCAGAAGTATAACAAAACTCCGTCCAGACC tgaataAAGCAGCAGAAGATTTTGAAAGTCCCCCGGAGAAAACTGAGACTGCTGAGAACAATCAACAGAGCATGTTTCTCACACAGATACTGCGTTACCTGGACTCAGCAGCAGCGATAATGAcggcagtcactcacactcttagATAG